In Gemmatimonadota bacterium, the following are encoded in one genomic region:
- a CDS encoding VWA domain-containing protein — MMPAVTDWPWMLPVALLLGALATSLVVVAVRRKRGRLARLAEAPLLARLAPASAVAPAHWRAARLGVATLLAGVAFAGPRWGTEPAIVSGEGIDVVLALDASLSMLATDDRPNRLERMKQEVRRYRDLARSDRIAMLAFAGRSYILTPLTVDDGALELFLDNLDPSIVGQAGSSLSRTITQGTDLLLTSKGGSDRALVIMSDGESFEPIEEIRDAAARATQNGIVLVTVGFGTTAGATIPVPEGGAVVPKRDENDQVVISRYNPETLQAIAEASNGTFVGAEVTDKATRVRAALQRLRATSRTVSAGASKTPRFQWFVAPALLLLLLDTWRAERVRRRRRAPLALAGVAALAGCTWSGSAPRDAAREYAVGRYARSAAIYRAAIAAGDARPQLFYNLGTALVAADSLDAAAEPLERASKPEDAELRFRSWFNLGLGHLRRGLAGAPDADSTRGSLKTTLETYKRALILRPTDRDAKWNYELALRQQEQNGGGGGGGGGGQSNADQQDQSDADSPQSRQQSGGLGEQQAEQLLNAAAREERGVQGRKQRQSRPQPPPGGKDW; from the coding sequence ATGATGCCCGCCGTCACCGACTGGCCCTGGATGCTCCCGGTCGCGCTCCTGCTGGGGGCGTTGGCCACGTCGCTCGTGGTCGTTGCCGTCAGGCGCAAGCGCGGGCGGCTCGCACGCCTGGCCGAGGCGCCGCTGCTGGCGCGCCTGGCGCCCGCGAGCGCTGTGGCGCCGGCACATTGGCGGGCCGCCCGGCTGGGGGTAGCGACGCTCCTCGCGGGAGTTGCCTTCGCCGGCCCTCGGTGGGGGACCGAACCGGCGATCGTGAGCGGCGAGGGGATCGACGTGGTCCTCGCGTTGGACGCGTCGCTCTCGATGCTCGCGACCGATGACCGCCCCAATCGACTGGAGCGCATGAAGCAGGAGGTCCGGCGCTACCGCGACCTCGCGCGCTCCGATCGCATCGCGATGCTCGCCTTCGCCGGGCGCAGCTACATCCTCACGCCGCTCACGGTCGACGACGGGGCGCTCGAGCTGTTCCTCGACAACCTGGATCCGAGCATCGTTGGCCAGGCCGGGAGCTCCCTCTCGCGCACGATCACGCAGGGGACGGACCTGCTCCTGACGTCAAAAGGGGGGAGCGATCGCGCGCTGGTGATCATGAGCGACGGCGAGTCGTTCGAGCCGATCGAGGAGATACGCGACGCGGCGGCGCGCGCGACGCAGAACGGGATCGTGCTCGTGACCGTCGGCTTCGGTACGACAGCGGGGGCGACGATCCCCGTTCCCGAGGGAGGCGCGGTCGTCCCCAAGCGGGATGAGAACGACCAGGTCGTGATTTCGCGCTACAACCCGGAGACGCTGCAGGCGATCGCCGAGGCGTCGAACGGCACGTTCGTGGGGGCCGAGGTCACCGATAAGGCGACGCGCGTGCGTGCGGCGCTCCAGCGGCTGCGCGCCACGAGCCGAACCGTGTCAGCCGGGGCGTCGAAGACGCCGCGCTTCCAGTGGTTTGTCGCACCGGCGCTGTTGCTCCTGCTCCTGGATACGTGGCGCGCGGAGCGTGTGCGTCGGCGGCGTCGCGCACCCCTCGCACTCGCTGGTGTCGCGGCCTTGGCCGGTTGCACGTGGAGTGGCAGCGCCCCGCGAGACGCCGCACGCGAGTACGCCGTGGGTCGTTACGCGCGCTCGGCGGCCATCTATCGGGCGGCGATCGCCGCGGGCGATGCACGACCACAGCTGTTCTACAACCTCGGGACGGCGCTCGTCGCCGCCGACTCGCTCGATGCCGCCGCGGAGCCGCTGGAGCGCGCGAGCAAACCCGAGGACGCGGAGCTGCGCTTCCGCAGCTGGTTCAACTTGGGACTAGGCCATCTGCGGCGTGGGCTCGCCGGCGCCCCTGACGCGGATAGCACGCGGGGCTCGCTCAAGACGACGCTGGAGACCTACAAGCGTGCCCTCATCCTGCGCCCCACGGATCGCGATGCCAAGTGGAACTATGAGTTGGCGCTGCGGCAGCAGGAGCAGAACGGGGGCGGCGGTGGTGGCGGGGGGGGCGGGCAGTCCAACGCCGACCAGCAGGACCAGAGCGACGCCGATTCGCCGCAGTCGCGACAGCAGAGCGGCGGACTTGGCGAGCAGCAGGCCGAGCAACTGCTGAATGCGGCGGCGCGCGAGGAGCGCGGCGTGCAGGGACGCAAGCAGCGCCAGAGTCGCCCGCAGCCGCCGCCCGGCGGGAAGGACTGGTGA
- a CDS encoding BatD family protein: protein MARALALGALLLAGVLSPHGVQGQRPKARPRQVPARAPAAAAPTATPDVRPAVVTQGRVDPRLDVNFSAVAVPATVYVGQQVTYQIGVFLSDEVSQRLRRNPEFVPPDVRSMLSYDLPSPSTPMGREEGGRHFDVHVFQRALFPLTAGRHTLAPARLTYSLPLSNTFFSREETHSARTTSLSIVAKEPPAGGRPSDYAGAVGRIAVTARVDTPTSRVGDPVTLTVSVRGTGNVSLFPRPSIALPWGDAVNGAERVAIDSGVALVQGRKEFEWVVTPRREGTLEVPALRYPYWNPYTEQYEVALTSPLALRVGGGALAARPSVAIDSAPRLTLRTSYRGALAPPFAQSPVLWAVLGLVPLPALALGLRQRPRRGRASPSQEPLQRLAAAGHATPSELRRAFASAIVARTGVGATAMTDGRAFVRAMRRTGVTSETAQRAQRLLAEIDRATYGGGGMTSGDTLVRHAAETFAAIDAEAIPGGGGRWGAARARTSALLLAGALLGGVAVAAADDALDAARFQRGVTAYDRGDYPASMGEFRDIVTRVPRAADAWANLGTAAWYANDTASAAIGWQRALRLEPLADDVRGRLEATPGFRAGLFGDVPPIPVDGAAALGVLLWLGGWAALAWSLLRQRADVRSGALSAVGGGALAGMLAIALAEVHAGRDRVVVVQAERLRSAPALGAEASSEVMTGEAAVQTGAQGVWSKVRFSDGRTGWLETRRLTSLAVDQAP from the coding sequence GTGGCGCGCGCGCTGGCGCTCGGCGCGTTGCTCCTGGCGGGGGTCCTCTCGCCTCACGGTGTGCAGGGGCAGCGCCCCAAGGCGCGCCCGCGTCAGGTCCCGGCCCGCGCGCCCGCGGCGGCGGCGCCGACCGCGACGCCCGACGTCCGTCCCGCGGTGGTGACGCAGGGGCGAGTCGATCCGCGCCTCGACGTCAACTTCAGCGCGGTGGCGGTCCCGGCGACGGTGTACGTGGGCCAGCAGGTGACGTACCAGATCGGGGTCTTCCTGTCCGACGAGGTGTCGCAGCGCCTGCGGCGCAACCCGGAGTTTGTCCCCCCGGACGTGCGCTCCATGCTCTCGTACGACCTGCCGTCGCCCTCGACGCCCATGGGGCGCGAGGAAGGGGGACGGCATTTCGACGTGCACGTCTTCCAACGGGCGCTCTTCCCGCTCACGGCGGGACGGCACACGCTCGCTCCGGCGCGCCTCACGTACTCGCTCCCGCTCTCCAACACCTTCTTCAGTCGCGAGGAGACCCACTCGGCCCGCACGACCTCGCTCAGCATCGTGGCCAAGGAGCCTCCCGCGGGCGGTCGTCCGTCCGACTATGCGGGCGCCGTCGGGCGCATCGCCGTGACCGCGCGCGTCGACACCCCGACCTCTCGCGTTGGCGATCCGGTCACGCTCACGGTGAGCGTGCGCGGCACCGGGAACGTGTCGCTCTTTCCCCGGCCGTCGATCGCGCTCCCGTGGGGCGACGCCGTCAACGGCGCGGAGCGCGTGGCGATCGACTCGGGGGTCGCGCTGGTGCAGGGACGCAAGGAGTTCGAATGGGTGGTGACACCGCGCCGCGAGGGGACGCTCGAGGTTCCGGCGCTTCGCTATCCCTACTGGAATCCGTACACGGAGCAGTACGAGGTGGCCCTGACGTCGCCGCTCGCCCTGCGCGTGGGGGGCGGAGCGCTCGCGGCGCGTCCGAGCGTGGCGATCGACAGCGCGCCGCGTCTGACGCTGCGCACCTCGTATCGCGGGGCGCTGGCGCCGCCGTTCGCGCAGTCCCCCGTGCTGTGGGCCGTGCTGGGTCTCGTCCCGCTCCCCGCGCTGGCGTTAGGCTTGCGCCAACGTCCGCGTCGCGGTCGCGCGTCGCCGTCGCAGGAGCCGTTGCAGCGGCTGGCGGCCGCCGGTCACGCGACGCCGTCGGAGTTGCGGCGGGCCTTCGCCTCGGCCATCGTCGCGCGCACCGGCGTGGGGGCGACGGCCATGACGGATGGTCGCGCCTTTGTCCGCGCGATGCGACGGACCGGGGTCACGAGCGAGACCGCACAACGCGCGCAACGGCTGCTCGCCGAGATCGACCGCGCCACCTATGGGGGCGGGGGGATGACGTCCGGCGACACGCTCGTCCGCCACGCCGCTGAGACCTTCGCCGCGATCGATGCCGAGGCGATTCCTGGCGGGGGAGGACGATGGGGAGCCGCACGTGCACGCACGAGCGCGTTGCTGCTGGCGGGTGCATTGCTTGGCGGCGTGGCGGTCGCGGCGGCCGACGACGCCCTCGACGCCGCGCGCTTCCAGCGCGGCGTGACCGCGTACGATCGCGGGGACTATCCGGCGTCGATGGGCGAGTTCCGCGACATCGTCACACGGGTGCCACGTGCGGCCGACGCGTGGGCGAATCTGGGGACGGCGGCGTGGTACGCGAACGACACGGCGTCGGCCGCCATCGGGTGGCAGCGCGCCCTTCGGCTCGAGCCACTCGCCGACGACGTGCGCGGGCGCCTGGAGGCGACTCCCGGGTTCCGCGCCGGCTTGTTCGGCGACGTCCCACCGATCCCGGTCGATGGTGCGGCCGCGTTAGGCGTCCTGCTCTGGCTGGGAGGATGGGCGGCGCTCGCTTGGTCGCTCCTGCGCCAGCGCGCCGACGTGCGGTCGGGCGCACTCTCGGCCGTTGGGGGCGGCGCCCTCGCGGGGATGCTGGCCATCGCCCTCGCCGAGGTGCACGCCGGACGGGATCGTGTCGTGGTCGTGCAGGCCGAGCGATTGCGCTCGGCCCCAGCACTTGGCGCCGAGGCCTCATCGGAGGTGATGACCGGGGAAGCGGCGGTACAGACGGGGGCGCAGGGGGTGTGGAGCAAGGTGCGCTTTTCCGACGGTCGTACGGGGTGGCTGGAGACGCGTCGGCTGACCTCGCTGGCCGTCGACCAGGCGCCGTAA
- the mutL gene encoding DNA mismatch repair endonuclease MutL has protein sequence MSRIAVLPSAVADQIAAGEVVERPASAVKELVENAIDAGATSVEVDVEDGGRVLLRVSDDGIGMDAVDAPLALARHATSKIRVAQDLVGVASYGFRGEALPAICSVSRLALLTATDDGEGTAVRAAGGHVEVVEPTARRRGTTVEVRDLFYNLPARRKFLRSARSEWRAIADTLVTLSLTRPALRLRVTTDGREALVLAPASSLRARVAAVWGHEYASRFVEVEGVLGTVHVGGLAERPGDVGVASRRAIVMVNGRAVRDIGIARAVEAAYRSTLPSGVRPSFILSVTVAADVVDVNVHPAKAEVRFHDRWGTERAVEQIVQRALGTPDAAAWIGARTWSPGAGLSPSHGGATDTLPALGTPPAPDGLFAPPDRGDAEASAPEGEAQDADWPQDGPPGASAVSSANAIVVPPLLQLRRTYLLYEHDEGVVLIDQHSAHERILYERFLGALERGEAPSQRLLFPVTVHLAPDDAEAFESSADLLSRLGYEIEAFGGHTLIVHAVPTPHARFDAIQCLRDTLAAMSGGREASRHARHERLAATVACKAAVKAGDVLAPEEMRALFIALARATLPAHDVHGRSTIVRLSWDELERRFGRR, from the coding sequence GTGTCCCGTATTGCCGTCCTCCCGAGTGCCGTCGCCGACCAGATCGCTGCCGGCGAGGTCGTCGAGCGCCCGGCCTCGGCGGTGAAGGAGCTGGTGGAGAACGCGATCGACGCCGGGGCGACGAGCGTGGAGGTGGACGTGGAGGACGGAGGGCGCGTTCTCTTACGAGTGAGCGACGACGGCATCGGAATGGACGCGGTCGACGCGCCGCTCGCGCTGGCGCGGCACGCGACGTCCAAGATCCGTGTGGCCCAGGACCTGGTCGGGGTGGCGTCGTACGGGTTTCGCGGGGAGGCGCTCCCGGCGATCTGCTCGGTGTCACGCCTCGCGCTGCTCACGGCCACCGACGACGGCGAGGGGACGGCGGTGCGTGCAGCTGGCGGGCACGTCGAGGTGGTGGAGCCGACGGCCCGCCGGCGGGGGACAACGGTCGAGGTGCGTGACCTCTTCTACAACCTCCCCGCCAGGCGCAAGTTCCTGCGCAGCGCGCGCTCCGAGTGGCGGGCCATCGCCGATACGCTCGTCACGCTCTCGCTCACGCGTCCCGCACTGCGCCTGCGGGTGACCACCGACGGGCGGGAGGCGCTGGTCCTCGCGCCGGCGTCGTCGCTCCGCGCGCGTGTGGCCGCCGTGTGGGGACACGAGTACGCGTCCCGCTTCGTCGAGGTGGAGGGGGTGCTCGGGACCGTCCACGTCGGCGGGCTCGCCGAGCGACCCGGCGATGTCGGGGTGGCATCTCGGCGGGCGATCGTCATGGTCAACGGGCGCGCGGTGCGCGATATCGGGATCGCGCGCGCGGTGGAGGCGGCGTACCGCTCGACGTTGCCGTCGGGGGTGCGCCCGTCGTTCATCCTGTCGGTGACCGTCGCCGCCGACGTGGTCGACGTCAACGTGCATCCCGCGAAGGCCGAGGTGCGGTTCCACGATCGCTGGGGGACGGAGCGTGCGGTGGAGCAGATCGTGCAGCGCGCGTTAGGCACCCCGGACGCCGCCGCGTGGATCGGGGCGCGTACGTGGAGTCCCGGCGCCGGGCTCTCGCCGTCGCACGGCGGGGCCACGGACACGCTGCCGGCGCTTGGTACGCCACCGGCTCCGGACGGGCTGTTCGCCCCGCCCGATCGTGGGGACGCGGAGGCGAGTGCGCCGGAGGGCGAGGCGCAGGACGCCGACTGGCCCCAGGACGGCCCGCCGGGAGCGTCCGCCGTGTCCTCGGCGAACGCCATCGTCGTCCCGCCACTGCTGCAGCTGCGTCGCACCTACCTCCTCTACGAGCACGACGAAGGCGTCGTCCTCATCGACCAGCACTCGGCACACGAGCGCATCCTGTACGAGCGATTCCTCGGGGCCCTCGAGCGCGGCGAGGCCCCGTCGCAGCGGTTGCTGTTCCCCGTGACCGTGCATCTTGCACCTGACGACGCCGAAGCCTTCGAGTCGAGCGCCGACCTGCTGTCGCGGCTGGGGTACGAGATCGAGGCCTTCGGGGGACACACGCTCATCGTGCATGCGGTGCCCACGCCGCACGCGCGTTTCGACGCGATCCAGTGCCTGCGCGACACGCTGGCGGCCATGAGCGGGGGGCGTGAGGCGAGCCGACATGCGCGGCATGAGCGCCTCGCGGCGACGGTGGCGTGCAAGGCGGCGGTCAAGGCCGGGGACGTCCTCGCACCGGAAGAGATGCGCGCCTTGTTCATCGCGCTCGCGCGGGCCACGCTCCCCGCGCACGATGTGCATGGGCGCTCGACGATCGTCCGCCTGTCGTGGGACGAACTGGAGCGGCGCTTTGGACGTCGTTAG
- the miaA gene encoding tRNA (adenosine(37)-N6)-dimethylallyltransferase MiaA, which yields MDVVRLPIICGPTAAGKSALAMAVAEACGLGIVSADSRQVYRGFDIGTAKPSLDERSRVPHAGIDVADPTERYSAATWMLSVDAWSRALADRGCAPLVVGGTGLYLRTLTNPLFDEPALDPEARRALDLELQSLPLDALRQRCLALDPARAHLGRTQLLRAIEVATLTGTPISALHRAHAREARHDVRFLLVDPGPERLRERIAQRVDAMLAAGWVDEVQRLMQAVPHDAPAWNATGYDAIRQVVAGTLSLARAREQVIIATRQYAKRQRTWFRHQLPPAHVVHVNAADPSALDRALAWCRQEVPR from the coding sequence TTGGACGTCGTTAGGCTCCCGATCATCTGCGGTCCCACGGCCGCGGGCAAGTCGGCGCTGGCCATGGCGGTCGCCGAGGCATGCGGGCTCGGGATCGTCAGCGCCGACTCCCGTCAGGTGTATCGCGGCTTCGACATCGGCACCGCCAAGCCCTCCTTGGACGAGCGCTCGCGCGTTCCGCACGCCGGGATCGATGTCGCCGATCCGACGGAACGCTACAGCGCCGCCACGTGGATGCTGTCCGTCGACGCCTGGTCCCGTGCGCTCGCCGACCGGGGGTGCGCCCCGCTCGTGGTCGGCGGGACCGGGCTGTATCTCCGGACACTGACGAATCCCTTGTTCGACGAGCCGGCGCTCGACCCCGAGGCGCGGCGCGCCCTCGACCTCGAGCTGCAATCGTTGCCGCTCGACGCGCTGCGACAGCGCTGCCTCGCCCTCGATCCGGCGCGCGCGCACCTGGGGCGGACGCAACTCCTGCGGGCGATCGAGGTGGCGACCCTCACCGGTACGCCGATCTCGGCCCTGCACCGTGCGCACGCTCGCGAGGCGCGGCACGACGTACGCTTCCTCCTGGTCGATCCCGGACCCGAGCGGCTGCGCGAGCGCATCGCGCAGCGCGTCGACGCCATGCTCGCCGCGGGGTGGGTCGACGAGGTGCAACGCCTGATGCAGGCAGTGCCGCACGATGCCCCCGCATGGAACGCCACCGGGTACGACGCGATACGTCAGGTGGTGGCGGGGACCCTCTCGCTCGCGCGGGCGCGCGAGCAGGTTATCATCGCTACTCGACAGTACGCCAAACGGCAGCGGACCTGGTTCCGGCACCAGCTGCCGCCGGCGCATGTCGTTCACGTGAATGCGGCGGACCCGTCGGCGCTCGATCGTGCGCTCGCGTGGTGTCGCCAGGAGGTTCCGCGATGA
- the bshA gene encoding N-acetyl-alpha-D-glucosaminyl L-malate synthase BshA, which yields MKIGITCYPTYGGSGAVATELGIALAERGHEVHFITYQQPFRLPAFLPGVFFHEVDVGKYPLFEYPPYDLALAVRMHEVVMSHQLDLLHVHYAIPHATSAWIAKEMLRENGHDIEVITTLHGTDITIVGQDRSFHAITKFSIEKSDRITAVSNFLKDETFYAFGCAGCEVEVIHNFIDPALYDRAAHGTMLRDQMGQGHRKILMHVSNFRAVKRVKDVIQIFAKVHAELPSTLVMVGDGPDRDDAEEEARALGIDRDVHFLGKIERVAPLLASADLFLLPSDRESFGLSALEALASGVPVIGCAVGGLPEVVREGETGALRAPADVEGMAAAALDILRDPARWQAMSTLAASDARARFSRDAVVAQYEALYQATLASR from the coding sequence ATGAAGATCGGCATTACCTGCTATCCCACGTATGGCGGATCGGGCGCGGTGGCAACCGAGCTCGGGATCGCGCTCGCCGAGCGTGGGCACGAGGTCCACTTCATCACGTACCAACAGCCGTTCCGGCTCCCCGCCTTTCTCCCGGGCGTCTTCTTTCACGAAGTCGACGTGGGCAAGTACCCGTTGTTCGAGTACCCGCCATACGACCTCGCACTCGCCGTGCGGATGCACGAGGTCGTGATGTCGCACCAGCTCGACCTGCTGCACGTGCACTACGCCATCCCGCACGCGACCAGCGCCTGGATCGCCAAGGAGATGCTGCGGGAGAATGGTCACGATATCGAGGTGATCACCACGTTGCACGGCACCGACATCACCATCGTGGGGCAGGATCGCTCGTTTCACGCCATCACCAAGTTCTCGATCGAGAAGTCGGACCGAATCACGGCGGTCTCCAACTTTCTCAAGGACGAGACGTTCTACGCCTTCGGCTGTGCCGGATGCGAGGTGGAGGTGATCCACAACTTCATCGATCCCGCGCTGTACGATCGCGCCGCGCACGGCACGATGCTGCGTGACCAGATGGGGCAGGGGCATCGCAAGATCCTGATGCACGTGTCGAACTTTCGCGCGGTCAAGCGCGTGAAGGACGTCATCCAGATCTTCGCCAAGGTGCACGCGGAGCTCCCCAGCACTCTCGTGATGGTGGGCGATGGTCCCGATCGCGACGACGCGGAAGAAGAGGCGCGTGCGCTCGGCATCGATCGTGATGTCCACTTCCTGGGGAAGATCGAGCGCGTCGCCCCCCTCCTGGCGAGCGCGGACCTCTTTCTCCTCCCGTCAGACCGGGAGTCGTTCGGCCTGAGTGCGCTCGAGGCGCTGGCGTCCGGGGTCCCGGTCATCGGTTGCGCGGTAGGTGGCCTTCCGGAGGTGGTGCGTGAGGGCGAGACGGGGGCGCTGCGCGCGCCTGCCGATGTGGAGGGGATGGCCGCGGCGGCGCTCGACATCCTGCGAGACCCCGCGCGCTGGCAGGCCATGAGCACGCTGGCCGCCAGCGACGCGCGGGCCCGATTTTCGCGAGACGCGGTGGTGGCACAATACGAGGCGCTGTATCAGGCGACGCTCGCCAGCCGCTAG
- the uppP gene encoding undecaprenyl-diphosphatase UppP — MTVFQAIVLGVLQGLAEFLPISSSAHLALAPWAFGWQDPGLAFDVALHLGTLVTVLWYFRKEWGALILSSITILKQRRVSTPDEWRVVFLIIGTIPAAIAGLLLEETAETAFRAPALMATTLMVMGVILWSADRFLPQARPLESMTWRDAILIGIAQACALIPGFSRSGTTITGARLLRLDRTSAAVFSFLLSMPVTAAAAILKVPDAVREGITPPLVVGVISAAISSWLAISVLLKYVSKHSFGVFAVYRLALGVAIFVLLAQRA; from the coding sequence TTGACCGTCTTTCAAGCGATCGTCCTCGGGGTCCTGCAGGGGCTGGCCGAGTTTCTTCCCATCAGTTCGTCGGCGCACCTGGCGCTTGCCCCGTGGGCCTTCGGGTGGCAGGACCCGGGCCTCGCCTTCGACGTGGCGCTGCACCTGGGGACGCTGGTCACGGTCCTCTGGTACTTCCGCAAGGAATGGGGGGCGCTGATCCTCTCGTCGATCACGATCCTGAAGCAGCGTCGGGTGTCGACGCCCGACGAGTGGCGAGTGGTCTTCCTCATCATCGGTACGATCCCCGCCGCCATCGCCGGACTCCTGCTGGAGGAAACGGCCGAGACGGCGTTTCGCGCGCCGGCCTTGATGGCGACCACCCTGATGGTCATGGGGGTGATCCTCTGGTCGGCCGATCGCTTCCTTCCGCAGGCGCGGCCGCTGGAGAGCATGACGTGGCGCGACGCGATCCTCATCGGGATCGCGCAGGCGTGCGCGCTGATCCCGGGCTTCTCGCGGTCCGGCACGACGATCACGGGGGCGCGGTTGCTGCGTCTGGACCGCACGAGCGCTGCGGTCTTCTCCTTCCTGCTCAGCATGCCCGTCACGGCGGCCGCCGCGATCCTCAAGGTTCCGGATGCGGTGCGCGAAGGGATCACGCCGCCGCTCGTGGTGGGGGTCATCTCGGCGGCCATCAGTTCGTGGCTCGCCATCTCGGTGCTGCTCAAGTACGTCTCGAAGCACAGCTTCGGCGTCTTCGCGGTGTATCGATTGGCGTTAGGCGTGGCGATCTTCGTCCTGCTTGCGCAGCGCGCCTGA
- a CDS encoding biotin--[acetyl-CoA-carboxylase] ligase gives MRRSPSDERQAAAWTAGDTGDRSPVGFVRGGSRETLREAVGVAPRDASALAASLDLPHVAWFGEVTSTMDVADALAREGAPAGTLVLADTQSRGRGRSGKSWASRPGAGVWMTMIERPIDASGLDVLSLRVGMRAARALDRFVPSPLQLKWPNDLMTPAGKVGGILVEVRWREHRPEWVAIGIGINLASPMVAGGASLGAGATREAVLGDVVPALRAAAAARGGLGPRELEEYAARDWARGRRVVAPHAGIVAGITADGAVLIETPDGVIPSRSGSLVFEGEQVTEHAGAHG, from the coding sequence ATGCGTCGTTCCCCAAGCGACGAGCGTCAGGCGGCGGCATGGACAGCGGGCGACACCGGCGATCGATCGCCCGTCGGCTTCGTGCGCGGTGGCTCGCGCGAGACCCTGCGTGAAGCCGTCGGCGTGGCCCCACGCGATGCCTCGGCCCTGGCCGCCTCGCTCGACCTTCCGCACGTCGCCTGGTTCGGCGAGGTGACGTCGACGATGGACGTGGCCGATGCCCTGGCTCGGGAAGGGGCGCCGGCTGGGACGCTCGTGCTCGCCGACACGCAGTCCCGCGGGCGCGGTCGAAGCGGCAAGTCGTGGGCGTCTCGCCCAGGGGCGGGAGTCTGGATGACGATGATCGAACGCCCGATCGATGCCTCGGGGCTCGATGTGTTGTCGCTGCGTGTGGGGATGCGGGCCGCACGCGCGCTCGACCGGTTTGTCCCCAGTCCGCTCCAACTCAAGTGGCCCAACGACCTGATGACGCCGGCGGGGAAGGTGGGGGGGATTCTCGTGGAGGTCCGGTGGCGCGAGCATCGCCCGGAGTGGGTGGCGATCGGGATCGGAATCAACCTCGCCTCGCCGATGGTGGCGGGTGGGGCATCGTTAGGGGCTGGGGCCACCCGTGAGGCGGTGCTCGGCGACGTGGTGCCGGCGTTGCGCGCGGCGGCGGCGGCGCGCGGGGGCTTGGGGCCGCGCGAGCTGGAGGAGTACGCCGCCCGCGACTGGGCGCGGGGGCGTCGCGTGGTGGCGCCGCACGCGGGGATCGTCGCCGGGATCACCGCCGACGGCGCGGTACTCATCGAGACTCCGGACGGGGTGATTCCCAGCCGATCGGGGTCGCTCGTCTTCGAGGGGGAACAGGTGACCGAACACGCGGGAGCACACGGATGA